In Enterobacter sp. 638, a single window of DNA contains:
- the mtlR gene encoding mannitol operon repressor MtlR, protein MMQVLAQVTLRPMDRLSDMQAIMEQTQAFENRVLERLNAGKTVRSFLIAAVELLTEAVNILVLQVFRKDDYAVKYAVEPLLDGDGPLGDLSVRLKLIYGLGVLSRHEYEDAELLMALREELNHDGNEYAFTDDEILGPFGELHCVTALPPAPHFDNSDPELYAMQKLRYQQVMRSTMVLSLTELISRISLKKAFQK, encoded by the coding sequence ATGATGCAGGTTCTGGCGCAGGTCACCCTGCGCCCGATGGATAGATTGTCAGATATGCAGGCAATAATGGAACAAACCCAGGCCTTTGAAAATCGTGTGCTTGAGCGTCTGAATGCTGGCAAAACCGTACGAAGTTTCCTGATTGCTGCCGTCGAGTTACTTACTGAGGCGGTCAATATTCTGGTTCTTCAGGTGTTTCGCAAAGACGACTACGCGGTAAAATATGCTGTAGAACCGTTACTGGACGGAGACGGACCGCTGGGCGATTTGTCAGTCCGCCTGAAGCTGATTTATGGCCTTGGCGTGCTCAGCAGGCATGAATATGAAGATGCTGAATTGCTGATGGCGCTGCGCGAAGAGTTAAATCACGACGGCAATGAATACGCCTTTACCGATGACGAAATTCTTGGGCCTTTCGGCGAATTACATTGCGTCACCGCGCTGCCGCCTGCTCCTCATTTCGATAACAGCGATCCTGAGCTGTATGCGATGCAAAAGCTTCGTTATCAACAGGTTATGCGGTCAACAATGGTCCTTTCCCTGACTGAGCTGATTTCCCGAATCAGCTTAAAGAAAGCGTTTCAGAAGTAA